A genome region from Panicum virgatum strain AP13 chromosome 4K, P.virgatum_v5, whole genome shotgun sequence includes the following:
- the LOC120702394 gene encoding ruBisCO large subunit-binding protein subunit beta, chloroplastic-like has translation MASTFGATSTVGLMATPTGKNVRLQRRANFRVKAAKELYFNKDGSAIKKLQTGVNKLADLVGVTLGPKGRNVVLESKYGSPKIVNDGVTVAREVELEDPVENIGAKLVRQAAAKTNDLAGDGTTTSVVLAQGLIAEGVKVVAAGANPVQITRGIEKTAKALVEELRKLSKEVEDSELADVAAVSAGNNYEIGNMIAEAMNKVGRKGVVTLEEGRSSENFLYVVEGMQFERGYISPYFVTDSEKMTAEYENCKLLLVDKKITNARDLINVLEEAIRGGYPILIIAEDIEQEALATLVVNKLRGSLKIAAIKAPGFGERKTQYLDDIAILTGGTVIRDEVGLSLDKADKSVLGTAAKVVLTKEATTIVGDGSTQEEVTKRVAQIKNLIEAADQEYEKEKLNERIAKLAGGVAVIQVGAQTETELKEKKLRVEDALNATKAAVEEGIVVGGGCTLLRLAAKVDAIKDTLENDEQKVGAEIVRRALSYPLKLIAKNAGVNGSVVTEKVLSNDNFKYGYNAATGQYEDLMAAGIIDPTKVVRCCLEHAASVAKTFLMSDVVVVEIKEPEPAPLTNPMDNSGYGY, from the exons ATGGCTTCAACATTCGGTGCCACTTCTACGGTTGGCCTTATGGCTACTCCAACAGGTAAGAATGTGCGCCTTCAGAGGAGGGCTAACTTCAGAGTAAAAGCAGCTAAGGAGCTGTACTTCAACAAGGATGGCTCAGCTATCAAGAAGCTCCAG ACTGGAGTTAACAAGCTTGCAGACCTAGTTGGAGTTACACTGGGACCAAAGGGAAGGAATGTGGTTCTGGAGAGCAAGTATGGGTCTCCTAAGATTGTTAACGATGGTGTTACAGTTGCAAGAGAG GTTGAGCTGGAGGATCCGGTTGAAAACATTGGAGCTAAATTGGTTAGGCAAGCTGCAGCTAAGACCAATGATCTAGCTGGAGATGGGACAACTACTTCTGTGGTCCTTGCTCAGGGGCTGATAGCTGAGGGTGTTAAG GTTGtggcagctggtgctaatcCTGTTCAGATTACCCGTGGTATTGAGAAAACAGCGAAAGCACTAGTTGAGGAACTACGAAAGCTTTCAAAGGAAGTTGAAGACAGCGAGCTTGCAGATGTTGCAGCAGTAAGTGCTGGCAACAACTATGAAATTGGAAACATGATAGCAGAGGCCATGAACAAGGTTGGTCGGAAGGGTGTGGTTACCCTTGAAGAGGGGAGAAGTTCTGAGAACTTTCTATATGTTGTGGAGGGAATGCAATTTGAGCGTGGTTACATCTCTCCTTACTTCGTAACTGACAGTGAGAAAATGACCGCCGAGTATGAGAACTGCAAG CTGCTTTTGGTGGACAAAAAGATCACCAACGCAAGGGATCTTATCAACGTTTTGGAGGAAGCCATCAGAGGTGGATACCCAATCCTGATAATTGCTGAGGATATTGAGCAGGAGGCTCTTGCTACCCTTGTTGTCAACAAGCTTAGAGGATCATTGAAGATTGCTGCTATCAAAGCCCCTGGTTTTGGAGAGCGCAAGACCCAGTACTTGGATGATATTGCCATCCTTACTGGAG GAACTGTAATCAGAGATGAAGTCGGGCTCTCACTTGACAAGGCGGATAAATCAGTCCTTGGAACAGCTGCAAAGGTCGTCCTTACCAAAGAGGCAACAACAATAGTAGGTGACGGCAGCACACAGGAAGAAGTTACTAAGAGGGTTGCACAAATTAAAAATCTCATTGAG GCAGCAGATCAAGAATATGAAAAGGAAAAACTCAATGAGAGGATAGCAAAGCTTGCTGGTGGTGTTGCTGTCATTCAG GTGGGGGCACAAACAGAAACTGAACTAAAAGAGAAGAAGTTGAGAGTTGAGGATGCCCTAAACGCAACTAAG GCTGCTGTTGAGGAAGGTATTGTTGTTGGTGGAGGGTGCACTCTCTTGCGGCTTGCCGCTAAAGTTGATGCCATCAAGGACACACTGGAGAATGATGAGCAGAAG GTTGGAGCTGAAATTGTGAGGAGGGCTCTGAGCTACCCACTCAAATTGATTGCTAAAAATGCTGGTGTTAATGGAAGCGTTGTCACTGAAAAG GTTCTTTCTAACGATAATTTCAAGTATGGTTACAATGCCGCTACCGGACAGTACGAGGACTTGATGGCTGCTGGTATCATTGACCCCACCAAG GTGGTGAGGTGCTGCTTGGAGCACGCTGCATCGGTGGCCAAGACCTTCCTCATGTCGGACGTCGTGGTTGTCGAGATCAAGGAGCCTGAGCCTGCTCCCCTCACTAACCCCATGGACAACTCTG GCTATGGGTACTGA
- the LOC120704708 gene encoding pentatricopeptide repeat-containing protein At1g08070, chloroplastic-like: MAPYPFQHKPLHLPHSTKPATPIHDRLGHGDPRADAVSASLRQGAPTDARGLRVFIKAVSASSSSASAAAVHAHAAKLGLERERTVRNSLIALYLARGDRAAAGALFHGFPDGRDVVSWTAMVTGHARLGFPDEAVALFLEMADGGCGVAVDAVAAAAGFAACAEVRDLALAREAHRRVAAAEVALDVVAWNALVDMYAKCGDVAAAHRWFRAMPASKTVVSWNTMISAFARTGEHGEALALFREMQRAGVRPDDATLVAVLGACAQLGALDTGRWVHAYMRRQLGRREADGVVGNALLDMYAKCGAVDQAVAVFDGMARRDVYTYASMILGLATHGRAEDALALFAAMRRAGVRPNAVALLGVLSACCHAGRVEEGLRHLRDMARCHGVTPGIEHYGCAVDMLGRAGRLDEAEALVAAMPATPDALVRGSLLAACRARGDVERAERLMRSMNDDDGDSGDYVLMSNMYASRGRHGRAVRVRKKMRRSKLTKEPGCSAIEIDGVVHEFHAVPANSVT, translated from the coding sequence ATGGCGCCCTATCCTTTCCAGCACAAGCCACTCCATCTCCCGCACAGCACCAAGCCAGCAACTCCAATTCACGACCGTCTTGGGCATGGAGATCCGAGGGCCGACGCTGTGTCGGCGTCGCTCCGGCAAGGCGCCCCGACCGACGCCCGCGGCCTCCGGGTGTTCATCAAGGCAGTctccgcgtcctcctcctccgcctccgcggcggcggtgcacgcCCACGCCGCCAAGCTGGGGCTGGAACGCGAGCGCACCGTCCGCAACAGCCTCATCGCGCTCTACCTCGCGCGcggcgaccgcgccgccgcgggggcccTGTTCCACGGGTTCCCGGACGGCCGGGACGTGGTTTCCTGGACGGCCATGGTGACCGGCCACGCGCGGCTGGGGTTCCCCGACGAGGCCGTTGCGCTGTTCCTCGAGATGGCggacggcggctgcggcgtggccgtggacgcggtggcggccgccgcggggtTCGCGGCCTGCGCCGAGGTGAGGGACCTCGCGCTCGCCAGGGAGGCGCACCGGCGCGTCGCGGCCGCGGAGGTCGCCCTCGACGTCGTCGCGTGGAACGCGCTGGTGGACATGTACGCCAAGTGCGgcgacgtggcggcggcgcaccggtgGTTCAGGGCTATGCCGGCGAGCAAGACCGTCGTGTCATGGAACACGATGATCTCGGCGTTCGCCCGCACCGGCGAGCACGGCGAGGCGCTGGCCCTGTTCCGGGAGATGCAGCGCGCGGGGGTGCGCCCGGACGACGCGACGCTCGTCGCCGTCCTCGGCGCGTGCGCCCAGCTCGGCGCGCTCGACACCGGGCGGTGGGTGCACGCCTACATGCGCCGGCAGCTGGGGCGCCGCGAGGCCGACGGCGTCGTCGGCAACGCTCTGCTTGACATGTACGCCAAGTGCGGTGCGGTCGACCAAGCCGTCGCGGTGTTCGACGGCATGGCGCGGCGCGACGTGTACACGTACGCGTCCATGATCCTGGGGCTCGCGACGCACGGCCGCGCCGAGGACGCCCTGGCTCTGTTCGCGGCCATGCGGCGAGCCGGCGTGCGCCCGAACGCGGTGGCGCTCCTCGGCGTGCTCTCCGCGTGCTGCCACGCCGGCCGCGTCGAGGAGGGGCTCCGGCACCTGAGGGACATGGCGCGGTGCCACGGCGTGACGCCGGGCATCGAGCACTACGGCTGCGCCGTCGACATGCTCGGCCGCGCGGGGAGGCTGGACGAGGCGGAGGCGCTCGTGGCGGCGATGCCCGCGACGCCCGACGCGCTCGTCCGGGGCTCCCTCCTCGCGGCCTGCCGGGCGCGCGGCGACGTCGAGCGAGCCGAGCGGCTGATGCGTAGCAtgaacgacgacgacggcgactcCGGGGACTACGTGCTCATGTCGAACATGTACGCCTCCAGGGGACGGCACGGCCGAGCGGTGCgggtgaggaagaagatgaggaggagcaAGCTGACCAAGGAACCAGGGTGCAGCGCCATCGAGATCGACGGCGTCGTGCACGAGTTCCATGCGGTTCCGGCCAACTCCGTCACGTGA